The genomic interval TGTTGTGGCGCGCAAGTTAGACTTTTGTTTGAATTACTTTTAATTCAAAGTGCGGAGTCCTAACTGGGTGAATGGGTGTGACACTTTTGGACGTCTAACAGTCGAAATGGAGAAAAGGTTTTAGAAGCAACAGCTGTGCTGGAATGTGAACAGTATGGGTGTCAGTTGTGATGGTATGGAGCGGGAGGATGAGGGTCAAGGACTGGAATGGTGGGTAGTGTaaagacaggaagaagagagatcatgatACAGAAAGCAGTGGAGCAACTCGTAAAAAAGCACTTACAGAGGGCCAAGGTAGAAAGCAGGAGTAGTGATGTGTTGGAGTGGAAAGTGGTGATAGTGTTTGAGACCGCAGGGCCTCATTTACACCCTATCCGACTAACCAATGCTGTAGAGAAAGAGATACAGTAGGTGAAGTCAAATTAGCCCGGTTCATTGGAAACGGTAGATTGTTAATACTGTATTTTCTGGTAGCCAGGCTCAGCAAAGGTATATTCTGAAAATGGAAAAGCTTAATGGGAAGAATTTAAAAAGCCATGTCCCTGGTGATTTTGCTAGGTTGAAGGGAGGCAGAGTGATTTGAGGCCAAACGTTTGATCAGTCGGAAAGAGAGTAAAAGTAGTGAAAGCCTATCAGTGCTGCTGAGGTTTGAGAAGGTTTTGCCTGGAAAAGTACAGATCGGATTCCTTAGATTCAATGTTAGATAATTTGTCCCATGTTTTCGATGACATAGAATGGGACATGTAGCTGCTCAGTGTAAAGAAAAGATGTACCAAGTGTGGAGGGGAACATGATGATGGTGACTGTGGGAGGGAACATGGTGACTGTGGGAGGGAACATGATGATGGTGACTGTGGGAGGGAACATGGTGACTGTGGGAGGGAACATGGTGACTGTGGGAGGGAACATGATGATGGTGACTGTGGGAGGGAACATGGTGACTGTGGGAGGGAACATGATGATGGTGACTGTGGGAGGGAACATGATGATGGTGACTGTGGGAGGGAACATGGTGACTGTGGGAGGGAACATGGTGACTGTGGGAGGGAACATGGTGACTGTGGGAGGGAACATGGTGACTGTGGGAGGGAACATGGTGACTGTGGGAGGGAACATAGTGACTGTGGGAGGGAACATGGTGACTGTGGGAGGGAACATGATGATGGTGACTGTGGGAGGGAACATGGTGACTGTGGGAGGGAACATGATGATGGTGACTGTGGGAGGGAACATGGTGACTGTGGGAGGGAACATAGTGCAGGATGCCAGTGGCGACCTGTCGTTCGGGGCAGGTGGGGCTCTAGCTCAAACAATATTTTTggtgcctgttttgcatgttattttggcattaatacgtgtcacatatcagtttgcaacaATGTAAGAAAAAAAATAATTGAGCTAACCTCCATACAAAGTTGGTCTCTTTTTGGCTTTCTGGAGTCAGGCAGCTCCAAagtgcaggtgtttcagcccagctctgggctttctgtggtggtggggcagccagtgggAAATACAGAGCGTAGAGGTTGGTAATGTTCTCCAGGCTGTATCAAaaccggtcgtgattgggagtcccacaatgggcccagcatcgtccgggtttggccggtgtaggtcgtcattgtaaataagaatttgttcttaactgactgacccaatcacagcctggattcgaaccaggtactgtagtgacgccttttgcattgagatgcagtgccttagaccgctgcgccacccggCACTGCCAAAGTGGAAAGGAGGTCCAGGAAAATAGATATCATTGTGGAAGCGGCTGAAATATTTCTCTGCGGAGGACTTGCATGGAGTATTGTCACAAGCTGTACCACTCTCTCAGGTCCTAGAGTCTGAGAAGGGAGATTTGAAGGAAGGAATAAGTGGGAGTTTTGGTTATGTCAATGTACTATTTTCATTTGGGTGAATTAAATAAGTTAGTTTTCCCTATCAGGTATGGATTTTCTTTTTACCTTGTTTTTTCAACCTGTCCATTTGGTGGCGGCAATACACCTTTTTGGGTTGTAGTCTGCCATAAAACCCACAGAAGaagcacagatagaacaatgagacagatttCACCAGGATGTATAAACGTGAAGCATCcgcttggcgtttccactcactaccaaatatggaagtgagaggaagcccactgGCCGGTATTGGGAGATGAAACGAAATGGATTTTCTCATCGATTAAACATTTGATTTCAATACAGTTTTCTATTCCCAAAACTAAAATCTGTTATGAAAAGAGTGGACTAATTTTGTAGAAGGAGTGCAAAGGCGCACTGCATTGAGTAAACGTTTCCTAACGAAAATATGCAGATGAGGCTAAAACgtgccaataggatctcgctagcgcgtgcttggctctgcccactatgactcattTTCCATTGAAACGAGAGGCTGTGGTTTATCTTAGTTTATATGAATCTTTGAAGAAGAAAACTATGAAGATTATACGTCATCAACACGCGTCTCAACAAGCGGGAGTTTGAGAAGCGGAAGAAGTTTCTAAACAGCCTTTTCGTGAGTGAATAGCTACTTAACGTTACTAGCATTAATACTTTTCCcggtttaaatacattttagattgcTTTTGATACATTATTTTACATGAATGTTGCCTAGTTTGCTTCGGTAGCTAGCTTGCTGGCTTTGGCGTGTCcatcactagctagctagctaacgttacgccATCCAGAATGCTAATATTGTCATCCCCCCCCAGTCAGAGCCGTGATGTCTCAGAGAAAGAGAGCATCCAACACACAGAGCTCCCAGAACAAAGGAGTTCGGGTAACTAAAAAACACACCTACTTCATCTCTATACCTACatcatccccccccccctctccagcatctctaaaaaaaaaaaagcatccctttctgatgatgatgatgatgatgatgctgttgtctttgtctctgtTAGTCCCAGCGTTGGGAGGCGGTGCtaggtgatgatgaggatgaccCGTCCTTCACCCAGCCCAGTACGTCGCAGGTACAGAAGGGTCTGGACAGACTGACACCTGCTCAGGTCGACCTGaaggtaatacacacacacactctatcgctcatatctctctcatatctctctctctttcatatatctctctctcatctctctctctttcatatctctctctcatatctcactctctttcatctctctctctttcatgtctctttcatctctctctctttcatatctctttcatatctctctctctttcatatctCTCTTTCATATCTCCCGCTCTcgctcatatctctctctctctcgctcatctctctctctctcgctcatatctctctctctcatctctctctctcatctctctctctcatcgctctctcatctctctctcacatgtctctctctcatctctctctctccctctcatctctctctctctcacatctctctctctcatctctctctccctctcatatctctctccctctcatatctctctccctcacatatctctctcacatctctctctctttcatatctctctctctcatatctctctctctcatatctctctctttcatatctctctctctcatatctttctcttttcatatctctctctctcatatctttctctctttcatatctctctctcatatctttctctcttttcatatctctctctcatatctttcatctctctctctttcatatctctcgctctcgctcatatctctctctctcgctcatatCTCTCTCGCTCatatctcgctctctcatctctctctctcgctcatatctctctctcatctctctctcacatgtctctcacatatctctctctctctctctcatatctctctctctcacatatctctctctctctcacatcatctctctctctctctctctctcgctcatatctctctctctcatatctctttCCCTAGACAGCTGAGGTTGTCCAGTTCATCTTCGTTAAGGACCAGAAAAAGTTCCCCATCCGCAGAGCAGGTAGGAGCTGATGAAACACTACAACTTCCTTCATGCTCCCTCACTGGGCTCCAACTACTTATGCTTTATAAACAATGTCTTAGCCAGTCGTGCCAACGAAAAGGTACTAATTCAATTAGGGCTGTCCCcgacaaaaaaaaaatctttgtcgACCAAGGGTCTGTTATTTCAACCAATCCATTGGTCAAAATGTTCAAatatgtatttttccatatagacacatcctgtgtgttttaatcaaatcaactatatgcactgagcttgtctgatgttTTATGCCCActatttgattttttatttaacctttatttaactaggcaagacagttaagaacaaattcttattttcaatgacggcctaggaacagtgggttaactgcctgttcaggggcagaacggcagatttgtacccagatttgtaccttgtcggttactagtccaacgctctaaccactaggctaccctgccgccccaactatTAAAAAATTAACACACTGATGACTACAGGGAACGGCagatttgtggcaacagtttggggaaggccctttcctgtttcagcataacaatgcccctATGCACAACGCAAGGTCCatccagaaatggtttgtcgagatcggtgtggaaaacatttgactggcctgcacagagtcctgactGAAATTGATTTGATTGGTCCAGgctctacactacatgaccaacaggatgtggacacctgcttgtccaacatctcattccaaaatcatgggcattaatatggagttggtccccctttgctattgtaacagcctccacttgcCTTCCACAGTCAGTGTTCAAATTcaacccaaaggtgttcgatggggttgaggtcaggactctgtgcaggccagtcaaatgttcttccacaccgatctcgacaaaccatttctggatGGACCTTGCGTTGTGCATaggggcattgttatgctgaaacaggaaagggccttccccaaactgttgccacaaagttggtagcatagaatcgtctagaatgttattgtatactgtagcattaagatttcccttcactggatctaaggggcccgaaccatgaaaacagcccagaccattattcctcctccaccaaactttacaatggGCACTATACATTGGagcaggtagagttctcctggcatcagGAGAGGTCAAGCAAGACCTGATGAGAAGTTCTATATGTGCCCTAGCCTACTACGCAAAGGCACTATGGATTTATTTTCCCTGGTTGACACAGACATGCTCGGGAAAGTGATATCACAACTTAAGCCTTCTACCTGCCCCCTCGgtcctatccccaccaccttctacctgccccctcggtcctatccccaccaccttctcCCTGCCCCCTCGGTcctatccccaccacctctccctgccccctcggtcctatccccaccaccttctcCCTGCCCCCTCGgtcctatccccaccaccttctacctgccccctcggtcctatccccaccaccttctacctgcccccggtcctatccccaccaccttcttCAAAACAGTTTTTATATAATATCTGATGTGAAAGTGCTCGTTAAGCCCTGCTTGTTAAGCCCTCCCTGTCCACAGGCATTTCCCTCACTGAACTAAAAACTGCTATGGTGAATTTAGAGAATAGAATTTGGTTTTCAAACAGCAAAATATTTTAAGTGCCAACTGTATTTAAAAATGTCTGGTTTCAGGTCCAACACAGAGACAGCCTTAGTTAAAGTGGTAAATGATCCTGGAgccaacacagagacagtctTAGTTAGTGGTAAATGATCCTGGAGCCAGCACAGACAGCCTAAGTGGTAAATGATCCTGGAGCCAACACAGACAGCCTAAGTGGTAAATGATCCTGGagccaacacagagacagtgtTAGTTAGTGGTAATGAGATTGGCCTCCGGGCCAGGAGAGGTGGGTTGGCCCCTCCGGGCCAGGAGAGGTGGGTTGCCCCTCCGGGCCAGGAGAGGTGGGTTGGCCCTCCGGGCcaggagaggtgaggtggggcTGG from Oncorhynchus keta strain PuntledgeMale-10-30-2019 chromosome 27, Oket_V2, whole genome shotgun sequence carries:
- the LOC118359517 gene encoding melanoma-associated antigen D2 — translated: MMMVTVGGNMVTVGGNMMMVTVGGNMVTVGGNMVTVGGNMMMVTVGGNMVTVGGNMMMVTVGGNMMMVTVGGNMVTVGGNMVTVGGNMVTVGGNMVTVGGNMVTVGGNIVTVGGNMVTVGGNMMMVTVGGNMVTVGGNMMMVTVGGNMVTVGGNIVQDASGDLSFGAVRAVMSQRKRASNTQSSQNKGVRSQRWEAVLGDDEDDPSFTQPSTSQVQKGLDRLTPAQVDLKTAEVVQFIFVKDQKKFPIRRAGVQEHLSEIIKRVGSVFETVFGLKLVEIDSKNHVYPHLEQLFEGESLNMSPSNPKTGLLFVILSIVFMKGGVVKESMVWNTLKKLRVDQGERHEIFGDVKKVKYDEFVRQRYLEYVRIPHTEPLEFEFRWGQRADMEVSKVKLLEFIGQLHEQDPQSWTQQYREATAPPAAPAVVTSANTSASVSQR